From the Amycolatopsis thermoflava N1165 genome, one window contains:
- a CDS encoding acid phosphatase, with protein MDHELFLFRHGQTEWSVNGKHTGRTDIPLTPAGENQARAAGLTLQTLRKGPALVLTSPRQRAVRTAELAGLRIDEQTEDLAEWDYGDYEGVTTPEIRKTVPGWTVWTHEMPGGETVEQVTARADALLERVRAALADTEVILVGHGHFSRVLIARWIGLPATAGVHFGLDPAGVTVLGDERGEPKIEHLNIPPS; from the coding sequence GTGGACCACGAGCTCTTCCTCTTCCGCCACGGTCAGACCGAGTGGTCGGTGAACGGCAAGCACACCGGTCGCACCGACATCCCGCTGACCCCCGCCGGGGAGAACCAGGCGCGCGCCGCCGGCCTGACCCTGCAGACGCTCCGCAAGGGCCCCGCGCTGGTGCTGACCAGCCCGCGGCAGCGCGCGGTGCGTACGGCCGAGCTGGCCGGGCTGCGGATCGACGAGCAGACCGAAGACCTCGCGGAGTGGGACTACGGCGACTACGAGGGCGTCACCACGCCGGAGATCCGCAAGACCGTGCCCGGCTGGACCGTGTGGACGCACGAGATGCCCGGCGGCGAGACCGTCGAGCAGGTGACCGCCCGCGCGGACGCCCTGCTGGAGCGGGTGCGCGCGGCGCTGGCCGACACCGAGGTGATCCTCGTCGGCCACGGCCACTTCAGCCGGGTGCTGATCGCACGCTGGATCGGGCTGCCCGCCACCGCCGGCGTCCACTTCGGACTGGACCCGGCCGGGGTGACGGTCCTCGGCGACGAGCGCGGCGAGCCGAAGATCGAGCACCTGAACATCCCGCCGTCCTGA
- a CDS encoding NADP-dependent malic enzyme: MNDEVSKSTAAEAVPPTGTDYSPVTDDEIFRGHEGGKLSVAATRPISQPRDLSIAYTPGVAKASRAIAENAELAQRYTWAHRLVVVVSDGTAVLGLGDIGASASLPVMEGKSVLFKTFGGLDSIPLVLDTKDVDEIVETLVRLRPSYGAVNLEDISAPRCFELEDKLKEALDCPVMHDDQHGTAIVTLAALRGANLVLDRDIKQQRVVVSGAGAAGVACAKILQEAGVADVTVLDSRGIIHPGRDGLNPVKEKLAQTTNKAGLRGGLAEALRGADVYLGLSGSTIEPELLADMADDPIVFALSNPDPEVHPHEAAKYAAIVATGRSDFPNQINNVLAFPGVFRGALDAGARAITENMKLAAAEAIVAVAQDDLGPDRIVPSPLDPRVAPEVAAAVAKAAIEDGVTG; encoded by the coding sequence ATGAACGACGAGGTCAGCAAGAGCACGGCGGCCGAGGCAGTGCCGCCGACGGGTACCGACTACTCGCCGGTGACCGACGACGAGATCTTCCGCGGTCACGAGGGCGGCAAGCTGTCGGTGGCGGCCACGCGCCCGATCTCGCAGCCGCGCGACCTCTCGATCGCCTACACGCCGGGGGTGGCCAAGGCGAGCCGCGCCATCGCCGAGAACGCCGAGCTGGCCCAGCGCTACACGTGGGCGCACCGGCTGGTGGTCGTCGTCAGCGACGGCACCGCGGTGCTGGGGCTTGGCGACATCGGCGCGAGCGCGTCGCTGCCCGTCATGGAGGGCAAGTCGGTGCTCTTCAAGACCTTCGGCGGCCTGGACTCGATCCCGCTGGTGCTGGACACCAAGGACGTCGACGAGATCGTCGAGACGCTGGTGCGGCTGCGCCCGTCCTACGGTGCCGTCAACCTGGAGGACATCTCCGCGCCGCGCTGCTTCGAGCTGGAGGACAAGCTCAAGGAGGCGCTGGACTGCCCGGTCATGCACGACGACCAGCACGGCACGGCGATCGTGACGCTGGCCGCGCTGCGTGGCGCGAACCTGGTGCTCGACCGGGACATCAAGCAGCAGCGGGTGGTCGTCTCCGGCGCGGGCGCCGCGGGTGTCGCGTGCGCGAAGATCCTGCAGGAGGCCGGTGTCGCCGACGTCACGGTGCTGGACTCGCGCGGCATCATCCACCCCGGCCGGGACGGGCTGAACCCGGTCAAGGAGAAGCTGGCCCAGACCACCAACAAGGCCGGTCTGCGTGGCGGCCTGGCCGAGGCGCTGCGCGGGGCGGACGTGTACCTGGGGCTGTCCGGGTCCACGATCGAGCCGGAGTTGCTGGCCGACATGGCCGATGACCCGATCGTGTTCGCGTTGTCCAACCCGGACCCGGAGGTCCACCCGCACGAGGCCGCCAAGTACGCGGCGATCGTGGCGACCGGGCGCAGCGACTTCCCGAACCAGATCAACAACGTGCTCGCCTTCCCCGGCGTGTTCCGGGGCGCGCTGGACGCCGGCGCGCGGGCGATCACCGAGAACATGAAGCTGGCGGCCGCCGAGGCGATCGTCGCCGTCGCGCAGGACGACCTGGGGCCCGACCGCATCGTGCCGAGCCCGCTCGACCCGCGCGTCGCCCCCGAGGTCGCCGCCGCCGTGGCGAAGGCGGCGATCGAGGACGGCGTCACCGGCTAA
- a CDS encoding WhiB family transcriptional regulator: protein MDWRHDAACRDEDPELFFPVGNSGPALLQIAEAKAVCHRCPAASECLAWALASGQDSGVWGGMSEDERRALKRRRAHIGMRTA from the coding sequence ATGGACTGGCGCCACGACGCTGCCTGCCGCGACGAGGACCCCGAGCTGTTCTTCCCTGTCGGGAACAGCGGTCCCGCGCTGCTGCAGATCGCCGAGGCGAAAGCCGTATGCCACCGCTGCCCGGCAGCGTCCGAGTGCCTGGCCTGGGCCCTGGCCAGCGGCCAGGACTCCGGTGTCTGGGGCGGGATGAGCGAAGACGAGCGCCGTGCCCTGAAGCGCCGTCGTGCTCACATCGGCATGCGCACCGCCTGA
- a CDS encoding gamma carbonic anhydrase family protein, which yields MIVRARGIRIRHRGCEPQVHPTAYIAPTATLVGDVRVGPRARVMYGAVLDAEGSRIEVGEAAVICENAVLRGSAVAGDQPVLLGDHVFVGPHATLLGCEAGRCVYVATAATVLQRARLGAGSVVAVGALVHARTVLPDEYFVPPHTVALDAPVRLLAPGDPGLAEAVRRVGFAQAAFGVDAEWTDRISRYERIAEVRVAEFGAHADDERVNVVG from the coding sequence GTGATCGTGCGAGCGCGGGGAATCCGCATCCGGCACCGCGGGTGTGAACCGCAGGTCCACCCCACCGCCTACATCGCCCCCACGGCCACACTCGTCGGCGATGTCCGCGTGGGGCCGAGGGCGCGGGTCATGTACGGCGCGGTGCTCGATGCCGAGGGGTCTCGGATCGAGGTCGGGGAGGCGGCGGTGATCTGCGAGAACGCGGTGTTGCGCGGGTCCGCGGTCGCCGGCGACCAGCCGGTGCTTCTCGGCGACCACGTCTTCGTGGGGCCACATGCCACGCTGCTGGGCTGCGAGGCCGGCAGGTGCGTCTACGTGGCGACCGCGGCGACGGTCCTGCAGCGCGCGCGGTTGGGGGCCGGCTCGGTCGTCGCTGTCGGCGCGCTCGTCCATGCGCGCACCGTTCTGCCGGACGAGTACTTCGTGCCGCCGCACACCGTGGCGCTCGACGCGCCGGTGCGGCTGCTGGCCCCTGGAGATCCGGGCCTGGCCGAGGCCGTCCGGCGGGTGGGCTTCGCGCAGGCGGCGTTCGGCGTCGACGCGGAGTGGACCGACCGGATCAGCCGGTACGAGCGCATCGCGGAGGTGCGCGTCGCCGAGTTCGGCGCGCACGCGGACGATGAGCGTGTGAACGTCGTCGGATGA
- a CDS encoding dTDP-4-dehydrorhamnose 3,5-epimerase family protein codes for MEVRQLAVPDAYEFTPRSFPDHRGLFVAPFQEAALVEAIGHPLHVAQTNHSVSRRGTIRGVHFADTPPGQAKYVYCPRGALLDVVVDLRVGSPTFGTWDAVRLDSVDYRAVYIAEGLGHAFVALEDDTVMAYLCSTGYNPSGEHGITPLDPELGLPWPSDLAPILSEKDEAAPALAEAAAAGLLPVYADCVAHYEKLRAG; via the coding sequence ATGGAGGTCCGCCAGCTCGCCGTCCCCGACGCCTACGAGTTCACGCCGCGTTCGTTCCCGGACCACCGCGGCCTTTTCGTCGCGCCGTTCCAGGAGGCGGCGCTCGTCGAGGCGATCGGGCACCCGCTGCACGTGGCGCAGACGAACCACAGCGTGTCCCGGCGGGGGACGATCCGGGGAGTGCATTTCGCCGACACGCCGCCCGGCCAGGCGAAGTACGTCTACTGCCCGCGCGGCGCGCTGCTCGACGTCGTGGTGGACCTGCGGGTCGGCTCGCCCACGTTCGGCACCTGGGACGCGGTGCGGCTCGATTCGGTGGACTACCGCGCGGTCTACATCGCGGAAGGCCTCGGGCACGCGTTCGTCGCACTGGAGGACGACACCGTGATGGCCTACCTCTGCTCCACCGGGTACAACCCATCGGGCGAACACGGGATCACCCCGCTGGACCCGGAACTGGGCCTGCCCTGGCCGTCGGACCTCGCACCGATCCTGTCCGAAAAGGACGAAGCGGCCCCGGCTCTCGCCGAGGCCGCCGCCGCTGGGCTGCTGCCGGTCTACGCCGACTGCGTCGCCCACTACGAAAAACTCCGCGCGGGCTAG
- a CDS encoding GNAT family N-acetyltransferase, which translates to MPDSRIRRIRESDVDEVAQLVHELAAYEKAPQDCHLTADRLRVALFGDNPAVFGHVAEQDGEIVGFALWFLNFSTWRGVHGIYLEDLFVKSELRGSGLGKALLATLAKECVDRGFARLEWSVLDWNPATGFYKSLGATPMDEWTVYRLTDTALDKLAKLA; encoded by the coding sequence ATGCCCGACAGCCGCATCCGCCGGATCCGCGAGTCCGATGTGGACGAAGTCGCGCAGCTGGTGCACGAACTGGCCGCCTACGAGAAGGCGCCGCAGGACTGCCACCTGACGGCCGACCGCCTGCGGGTGGCGCTGTTCGGCGACAACCCGGCGGTGTTCGGGCACGTCGCCGAGCAGGACGGCGAGATCGTCGGGTTCGCGCTGTGGTTCCTGAACTTCTCCACGTGGCGCGGCGTGCACGGCATCTACCTGGAGGACCTGTTCGTCAAGTCCGAGCTGCGCGGCTCCGGCCTGGGCAAGGCGCTGCTGGCGACGCTCGCGAAGGAGTGCGTTGACCGCGGCTTCGCGCGACTGGAGTGGTCAGTGCTGGACTGGAACCCGGCGACCGGGTTCTACAAGTCCCTCGGGGCGACCCCGATGGACGAGTGGACCGTCTACCGCCTCACCGACACCGCGCTGGACAAGCTCGCGAAGCTCGCCTAG
- a CDS encoding ABC transporter ATP-binding protein, whose amino-acid sequence MLIEFDGVTKRYPDGTLAVDDLSLTVEDGTITVFVGPSGCGKTTSLRMINRMVEPTSGRVLLDGKDIREQDPPVLRRGIGYVIQNAGLFPHRTVLDNVATVPVLSGWGKRKARDRAAELLDIVGLPAELGKRYPAQLSGGQRQRVGVARALAADAPVLLMDEPFSAVDPIVREGLQDELLRLQSQLGKTIVFVTHDIDEAVRLGDKVAVMRVGGRLAQYGTPADVLRHPVDDFVASFVGRDRGYRGLSFVDSAGVEVRSVATVPLGDNVSGPTEEWLLAVNDSGQPRGWLAPGSSVDGGLAESDLVAGGSLYRRGTSVRGALDAALSSPAGLGVVVDETGKAVGAVTARQVLDVIEGVTAAD is encoded by the coding sequence GTGTTGATCGAGTTCGACGGCGTGACCAAGCGCTACCCGGACGGCACGCTCGCCGTCGACGATCTGAGCCTGACGGTCGAGGACGGCACCATCACGGTGTTCGTCGGGCCGTCGGGCTGCGGGAAGACGACGTCGCTGCGGATGATCAACCGCATGGTCGAGCCGACCTCGGGACGGGTGCTGCTCGACGGCAAGGACATCCGCGAGCAGGACCCGCCGGTGCTGCGGCGCGGCATCGGGTACGTGATCCAGAACGCCGGGCTGTTCCCGCACCGGACGGTGCTGGACAACGTCGCCACCGTGCCCGTGTTGTCCGGGTGGGGCAAGCGGAAGGCGCGCGACCGCGCGGCCGAGCTGCTGGACATCGTCGGTCTGCCCGCGGAGCTGGGGAAGCGTTATCCGGCGCAGCTGTCCGGTGGTCAGCGTCAGCGGGTCGGGGTCGCCAGGGCACTGGCGGCGGACGCGCCGGTGCTGCTGATGGACGAGCCGTTCTCGGCCGTCGACCCGATCGTGCGGGAGGGCCTGCAGGACGAGTTGCTGCGGCTGCAGTCGCAGCTGGGCAAGACGATCGTGTTCGTCACCCACGACATCGACGAGGCCGTGCGGCTTGGCGACAAGGTGGCCGTGATGCGCGTCGGCGGTCGGCTGGCGCAGTACGGCACGCCGGCCGACGTGCTGCGGCACCCGGTGGACGACTTCGTGGCGTCCTTCGTGGGCCGCGACCGCGGTTACCGTGGACTGTCGTTTGTGGACTCCGCTGGTGTGGAAGTACGCTCGGTGGCGACGGTTCCGTTGGGCGACAACGTTTCCGGTCCGACGGAGGAGTGGCTGCTCGCGGTGAACGATTCCGGGCAGCCGCGTGGCTGGCTGGCTCCCGGGTCCAGTGTGGACGGCGGGCTGGCCGAGTCGGACCTGGTCGCCGGTGGTTCGCTCTACCGGCGCGGCACGTCGGTGCGGGGCGCGCTGGACGCGGCGTTGTCGTCGCCGGCCGGGCTGGGGGTCGTGGTGGACGAGACGGGCAAGGCCGTGGGGGCGGTGACGGCGCGGCAGGTGCTGGACGTGATCGAGGGCGTCACGGCAGCGGACTGA
- a CDS encoding GMC oxidoreductase: protein MSFSRRRFLGLTALSSAATLGLTTISTRTSASAATDYSPAVVVGTGYGAAVTALRLGAAGVPTLMLEMGQLWNTPGEDGKIFSDMLSPDRRSSWFKNRTEAPLASFLWLDLANRDIDPYAGVLDRVHFGDMSVYVGRGVGGGSLVNGAMAVTPKRWYFEEILPEVDADEMYGRYYPLANSMLGVNNIDPDWFETCDSYQFARVSRKHAQKTGLKTTFVPSVYDFDYMRREEAGEVPRSALASEVIYGNNHGKRSLDKSYLAAALGTGNVTIRTLTEVRDIAQQQDGTYTLTVRQIDADGNVLGVRQLGTKYLFLGAGSLGSTELLVRARDTGKLPDLGEDVGQGWGTNGNVMLGRANHVWDPVGAVESGMPALGIDAWEDPVNPVFAEIAPVPAGLETWASLYLAITKNPERGWFKYDPGADKAVLQWDVAQGQPSIDAAKSLFDRINSANGTIYRYDLFGDTRAFENRFTYHPLGGLVLGKATDLYGRVKGYRNLYVTDGSLIPGSTGVNPFVTITALAERNIARVLAEDF, encoded by the coding sequence ATGTCCTTCTCTCGACGCCGGTTCCTCGGCTTGACCGCGCTCAGCTCCGCCGCCACGCTCGGGCTGACCACGATCTCGACCCGGACCTCCGCCTCGGCGGCCACCGACTACTCGCCGGCCGTCGTCGTCGGCACCGGCTACGGGGCCGCCGTCACGGCGCTGCGCCTCGGGGCGGCCGGCGTCCCGACGCTGATGCTCGAAATGGGCCAGCTGTGGAACACGCCGGGCGAGGACGGCAAGATCTTCTCGGACATGCTCAGCCCGGACCGCCGGTCGTCGTGGTTCAAGAACCGCACGGAGGCGCCGCTGGCCTCGTTCCTGTGGCTCGACCTGGCCAACCGCGACATCGACCCGTACGCCGGTGTGCTGGACCGGGTGCACTTCGGCGACATGTCGGTCTACGTCGGCCGCGGTGTCGGCGGCGGCTCCCTGGTCAACGGCGCGATGGCCGTGACGCCGAAGCGCTGGTACTTCGAGGAAATCCTGCCCGAGGTCGACGCCGACGAGATGTACGGCAGGTACTACCCGCTCGCGAACTCCATGCTGGGCGTGAACAACATCGACCCGGACTGGTTCGAGACCTGCGACTCCTACCAGTTCGCGCGTGTCTCACGGAAGCACGCGCAGAAGACCGGGCTGAAGACCACGTTCGTGCCCAGCGTCTACGACTTCGACTACATGCGCCGCGAAGAGGCAGGCGAGGTGCCCCGCTCCGCGCTGGCCTCGGAGGTCATCTACGGCAACAACCACGGCAAGCGCTCGCTGGACAAGAGCTACCTGGCCGCCGCGCTGGGCACCGGCAACGTCACCATCCGGACGCTCACCGAGGTCCGCGACATCGCCCAGCAGCAGGACGGCACGTACACGTTGACGGTGCGGCAGATCGACGCCGATGGCAACGTGCTCGGCGTGCGCCAGCTGGGGACGAAGTACCTGTTCCTCGGCGCGGGCAGCCTCGGCTCGACCGAGTTGCTGGTGCGGGCGCGCGACACCGGCAAGCTGCCGGACCTCGGCGAGGACGTCGGCCAGGGCTGGGGCACCAACGGCAACGTCATGCTGGGCCGGGCCAACCACGTGTGGGACCCGGTCGGCGCCGTCGAGTCGGGCATGCCCGCGCTCGGCATCGACGCGTGGGAGGACCCGGTCAACCCGGTGTTCGCCGAGATCGCGCCGGTGCCCGCCGGGCTGGAGACGTGGGCGAGCCTGTACCTGGCGATCACCAAGAACCCCGAGCGCGGGTGGTTCAAGTACGACCCGGGCGCCGACAAGGCCGTTCTGCAGTGGGATGTGGCGCAGGGGCAGCCGTCGATCGACGCGGCGAAGAGCCTGTTCGACCGGATCAACTCGGCGAACGGGACGATCTACCGCTACGACCTGTTCGGCGACACCCGTGCGTTCGAGAACCGGTTCACCTACCACCCGCTGGGCGGCCTGGTGCTGGGCAAGGCGACCGACCTGTACGGGCGCGTGAAGGGCTACCGCAACCTCTACGTCACCGACGGCTCGCTGATCCCGGGCAGCACGGGCGTGAACCCGTTCGTCACGATCACCGCGCTGGCCGAGCGCAACATCGCGCGGGTGCTCGCGGAGGACTTCTAG
- a CDS encoding hotdog fold domain-containing protein, translating to MVSTYSLWQRLSALPGGKRLFSTAICLRVPYFGSVLPTVEELRPGYCAVRAPKWWGVHNHIGTFHAIAACNLAEIAMGMLAESTLPATHRWLPKGMTVGYVAKAETGLRAVAELPEIPEFGVDGVELPVPVVISDRAGKPVVTATITIWVTPKRQ from the coding sequence GTGGTTTCGACCTACTCGCTGTGGCAGCGGCTGAGCGCGCTGCCCGGCGGCAAACGACTGTTCTCGACCGCGATTTGCCTGCGTGTGCCCTATTTCGGTTCGGTGCTGCCGACCGTGGAGGAGCTGCGTCCCGGCTACTGCGCGGTGCGCGCGCCGAAGTGGTGGGGTGTTCACAACCACATCGGCACGTTTCACGCGATCGCGGCGTGCAACCTCGCGGAGATCGCGATGGGGATGCTCGCCGAGTCGACCCTGCCCGCCACGCACCGGTGGCTGCCCAAGGGCATGACGGTGGGGTACGTGGCGAAGGCGGAGACGGGCCTGCGTGCGGTCGCCGAGCTGCCGGAGATCCCGGAGTTCGGCGTCGATGGCGTGGAACTGCCGGTGCCCGTCGTCATCTCCGACCGGGCGGGCAAACCCGTCGTCACCGCCACCATCACTATCTGGGTGACGCCCAAACGTCAGTAG
- a CDS encoding diacylglycerol/lipid kinase family protein: MRAILVVNPQATSTTAGGRDVLAHALASQVKLEVVETDYRGHALAVARDAARDGVDLVVAHGGDGTVNEVVNGLLADGPGAPVPALGVVPGGSANVFARALGVSRDPVEATHQLLSAIESGRSRRVGLGLADGRWFTFNAGLGWDADVVATVADRRGKQTNAQLYMRAAVTCYFRPRSPRLPLTVHVPGEEPAEVRMAFVSNTDPWSYLGERPVHLNTGSSFERGLGLFALRKLSLPLVFRHVRQALRAEAEHRGKALVKYDDLAKLSVTAEEPVNFQVDGDLIGRRTQVDFTSVPDVLTVLA; the protein is encoded by the coding sequence ATGCGCGCGATTCTGGTGGTCAACCCGCAGGCCACGTCCACGACGGCAGGCGGGCGGGACGTGCTCGCGCACGCGTTGGCCAGCCAGGTGAAGCTGGAGGTCGTGGAGACCGACTACCGCGGCCACGCGCTGGCGGTGGCCAGGGACGCCGCACGGGACGGGGTCGACCTGGTGGTCGCCCATGGCGGTGACGGCACGGTGAACGAGGTCGTCAACGGCCTGCTCGCCGACGGGCCTGGCGCGCCGGTGCCCGCGCTCGGCGTCGTGCCCGGCGGGTCGGCCAACGTGTTCGCGCGCGCCCTCGGTGTTTCCCGGGATCCGGTGGAGGCCACGCACCAGCTGCTGTCGGCCATCGAGTCGGGCCGCAGCCGCCGCGTCGGGCTGGGCCTGGCGGACGGGCGGTGGTTCACCTTCAACGCGGGCCTCGGCTGGGACGCCGACGTGGTCGCCACGGTCGCCGACCGGCGCGGGAAGCAGACCAACGCGCAGCTGTACATGCGGGCGGCGGTGACGTGCTACTTCCGCCCGCGGTCCCCCCGGTTGCCGCTCACCGTGCACGTACCCGGCGAGGAGCCGGCCGAGGTGCGGATGGCGTTCGTGTCCAACACGGATCCGTGGAGCTACCTCGGCGAGCGGCCCGTTCACCTCAACACCGGCAGCTCCTTCGAGCGGGGTCTCGGGCTGTTCGCGCTGCGCAAGCTGTCGCTGCCGCTGGTGTTCCGGCACGTCCGCCAGGCGCTGCGGGCGGAGGCCGAGCACCGCGGCAAGGCGCTCGTGAAGTACGACGACCTGGCGAAACTCAGCGTGACCGCGGAGGAGCCGGTAAACTTCCAGGTCGACGGCGACCTGATCGGCCGTCGGACGCAGGTGGACTTCACCAGCGTGCCCGACGTGCTGACCGTGCTGGCGTGA
- a CDS encoding cobalamin-independent methionine synthase II family protein, whose product MNSFARATHVGSLLRPPRLLKARADHAAGRLDDAGLRRVEQESILVALSAQQDSGIGVYTDGEYLRTDFMSRLTEHVDGFAAQAPSLEWRSGDHAEEDSDILRLIGGKLAYRERFTDREAAFLAAHAPGPFKIAIPEVTNFVVANWDPRVSGPHYPSRADIVDDLAAVLLQEAAALAEDGVRQVQIDAPCFIAFANPRILGLLESEGIDARDLLRRCIEADAAVVRLLRDRGVVVGMHICRGNYRGQWFNEGFYDDIAADVFGGIPVDHWLLEYDTERAGTFEPLQHVPDGVRVVLGLVTTKTGELEDADELARRVDEAARIVPLADLAVSPQCGFASEVRGNPLTWDDQRRKLDLTVTVAQRVWGGV is encoded by the coding sequence GTGAACTCCTTCGCTCGGGCCACCCACGTCGGCAGCCTCCTCCGTCCCCCGCGACTGCTGAAGGCACGGGCCGACCACGCCGCTGGCCGGCTCGACGACGCCGGGCTGCGGCGTGTCGAGCAGGAGTCGATCCTGGTGGCGTTGTCGGCGCAGCAGGACAGCGGCATCGGCGTCTACACCGACGGCGAGTACCTGCGAACGGATTTCATGAGCAGGCTCACCGAGCACGTGGACGGTTTCGCCGCGCAGGCGCCGTCGCTGGAATGGCGGTCCGGCGACCACGCCGAGGAGGACAGCGACATCCTCCGGCTCATCGGGGGCAAGCTCGCCTACCGCGAACGGTTCACCGACCGCGAGGCCGCCTTCCTCGCCGCACACGCGCCCGGCCCGTTCAAGATCGCCATCCCGGAGGTCACGAACTTCGTGGTGGCCAACTGGGACCCGCGGGTCAGCGGCCCGCACTACCCCAGCCGCGCCGACATCGTCGACGACCTGGCGGCCGTCCTGCTGCAGGAGGCCGCGGCGCTCGCCGAGGACGGCGTCCGGCAAGTCCAGATCGACGCGCCGTGCTTCATCGCCTTCGCCAATCCGCGCATCCTCGGGCTCCTCGAGTCGGAGGGCATCGACGCGCGGGATCTGCTGCGCCGCTGCATCGAAGCCGACGCGGCCGTCGTCCGGCTGCTGCGCGACCGCGGCGTCGTGGTGGGCATGCACATCTGCCGCGGCAACTACCGCGGCCAGTGGTTCAACGAGGGTTTCTACGACGACATCGCGGCGGACGTGTTCGGCGGCATCCCGGTGGACCACTGGCTGCTGGAGTACGACACCGAACGTGCCGGCACCTTCGAGCCGCTCCAGCACGTGCCGGACGGGGTGCGGGTCGTGCTGGGCCTGGTCACGACGAAGACCGGTGAGCTGGAGGACGCCGACGAGCTCGCCCGGCGGGTGGACGAGGCCGCGCGGATCGTCCCGCTGGCGGATCTGGCGGTCAGCCCACAGTGCGGGTTCGCATCCGAGGTGCGGGGAAACCCGCTGACTTGGGACGATCAGCGCCGGAAGCTGGACCTGACGGTTACGGTGGCGCAGCGGGTCTGGGGAGGGGTCTGA